In one Komagataeibacter sp. FNDCR2 genomic region, the following are encoded:
- a CDS encoding YdcF family protein, which produces MPRGDATALPIVIFGAKLRPDGTAGRTLRLRVAAARAFGAGRGDAVVYMPTGGLPGPSGLTEAAVMTRLLLEAGVRPDAVVEEGTAPDTLASVIACSQLLRQAGHAGPVAVASSAYHLPRCLLLMRMMGWRVIRVPPPGVPAARGWRGRWFWRLREGAALPWDALLLACRRLRGD; this is translated from the coding sequence ATGCCCCGTGGGGATGCGACGGCCCTGCCGATTGTCATATTTGGCGCGAAACTGCGACCCGACGGCACGGCGGGCCGCACGCTGCGGTTACGGGTCGCCGCCGCCCGGGCCTTTGGCGCGGGGCGGGGCGATGCGGTGGTGTATATGCCCACCGGCGGCCTGCCGGGACCGTCGGGCCTGACGGAAGCCGCGGTCATGACCCGGCTGCTGCTGGAAGCCGGTGTGCGGCCCGACGCCGTGGTGGAGGAAGGGACGGCGCCCGATACGCTGGCCTCGGTCATCGCATGTTCGCAGCTGCTGCGGCAGGCGGGGCATGCCGGGCCGGTCGCGGTGGCCAGCAGCGCCTATCACCTGCCGCGCTGCCTGCTGCTCATGCGCATGATGGGGTGGCGGGTCATCCGCGTGCCGCCGCCCGGTGTTCCCGCCGCGCGTGGATGGCGCGGGCGATGGTTCTGGCGCCTGCGCGAAGGGGCGGCGCTGCCATGGGATGCGCTGCTGCTCGCGTGCCGACGGTTGCGGGGTGATTGA
- the fabD gene encoding ACP S-malonyltransferase, producing the protein MGHDLAQAFAPAREVFQEVDDALGQHLSKLIFEGPMDELTRTDNAQPALMAVSLAVLRVLEREGGLDLKRDVALVAGHSLGEYSALAATGALGVAQTARLLRLRGNAMQKAVPPGEGGMAALIGVGMDLERATALCAEAANFTDEAGLTHRQVLEVANDNGGGQVVVAGEMAAIDRVIVLAKAQGVKRALKLPVSAPFHCSMMEPAAVEMREALAEAPISPPVVPVVANVTAAKVTQPDMIRDLLVRQITGTVRWRESVDAMVAMGIDSFVEIGAGKVLAGLVRRINGDVATCSVGTPADIEAYLAAR; encoded by the coding sequence ATGGGGCACGATCTGGCCCAGGCATTCGCGCCTGCGCGGGAAGTGTTTCAGGAAGTCGATGACGCACTGGGCCAGCACCTCTCGAAGCTGATTTTCGAAGGGCCGATGGACGAACTGACCCGGACCGATAACGCCCAGCCCGCGCTGATGGCGGTCTCCCTTGCGGTGCTGCGGGTGCTGGAGCGTGAGGGCGGGCTTGACCTGAAGCGTGACGTGGCGCTGGTGGCCGGTCACTCGCTGGGTGAATATTCCGCCCTGGCCGCGACCGGCGCGCTGGGCGTGGCCCAGACCGCGCGCCTGCTGCGCCTGCGCGGCAACGCCATGCAGAAGGCCGTGCCGCCGGGTGAGGGGGGCATGGCCGCCCTGATCGGCGTGGGCATGGACCTTGAGCGCGCCACCGCCCTGTGCGCGGAAGCCGCGAATTTTACCGATGAGGCGGGCCTGACCCACCGGCAGGTGCTTGAGGTCGCCAATGACAATGGCGGCGGGCAGGTGGTCGTGGCGGGGGAGATGGCGGCGATAGACCGTGTGATCGTGCTGGCGAAGGCGCAGGGCGTCAAGCGCGCGCTCAAGCTGCCGGTTTCGGCCCCGTTCCACTGCTCCATGATGGAACCCGCCGCCGTGGAAATGCGCGAAGCCCTGGCCGAGGCCCCGATCAGCCCCCCCGTCGTGCCGGTGGTGGCGAATGTCACGGCGGCCAAGGTGACCCAGCCCGACATGATCCGTGACCTGCTGGTGCGCCAGATCACGGGCACGGTGCGCTGGCGCGAAAGCGTTGACGCGATGGTGGCCATGGGCATCGACAGTTTTGTCGAAATCGGGGCGGGCAAGGTGCTGGCGGGGCTGGTGCGGCGCATCAATGGTGATGTCGCCACCTGCTCGGTCGGCACACCCGCCGATATCGAGGCCTATCTCGCCGCGCGCTGA